In Thermothelomyces thermophilus ATCC 42464 chromosome 2, complete sequence, a single window of DNA contains:
- a CDS encoding ferulic acid esterase: protein MRLLRSLTKMAAMAGLAAGASLQPVTNFGDNPTGLQMYVYVPDKVAVLPAIIVALHPCGGSAQGWYSQTRLPSYADQLGFILIYAGTTKMSNCWDVQNPASLTHNGGGDAGGIVSMVKYALKQYNGDASRVYVMGGSSGAMMTNVLAGSYPDVFEAGAAFSGVAHACFLGADSATPFSPNQTCAQGRIQRSAREWGDLVRNSFPAYDGRRPRMQIFHGNADFLVRPECAHQALAQWADVLGLQLTQTNKGVPSAEYTQEVYGDGTQLQGFFGDGVGHIAPVNEPVMLRFFGLMN, encoded by the exons ATGCGTCTCCTGCGATCGCTCACCAAGATGGCCGCCATGGCCGGCCTGGCCGCGGGCGCGTCACTGCAGCCGGTGACCAACTTTGGCGACAATCCGACCGGTCTGCAGATGTATGTGTACGTTCCGGACAAAGTTGCGGTCTTGCCCGCCATCATCGTTGCT CTGCATCCCTGTGGAGGATCGGCTCAGGGATGGTACTCGCAGACACGGCTCCCGTCGTACGCGGACCAGCTTGGGTTCATCCTCATCTACGCCGGCACGACCAAGATGAGCAAC TGCTGGGACGTCCAGAACCCGGCCAGCCTGACACACAACGGCGGGGGCGACGCCGGGGGCATCGTCAGCATGGTCAAGTACGCGCTGAAGCAGTACAACGGCGACGCGTCGAGGGTGTACGTCATGGGGGGCTCGTCGGGGGCCATGATGACCAACGTGCTGGCGGGCTCGTACCCGGACGTGTTCGAGGCCGGCGCGGCCTTCTCCGGGGTGGCGCACGCGTGCTTCCTCGGGGCCGACTCGGCGACGCCCTTCTCGCCTAACCAGACGTGCGCGCAGGGCCGGATCCAGCGGTCGGCGCGCGAGTGGGGGGACCTGGTGCGCAACTCGTTCCCGGCCTACgacggccgccgcccgcgcaTGCAGATCTTCCACGGCAACGCCGACTTCCTCGTCCGTCCCGAGTGCGCCCACCAGGCCCTCGCCCAGTGGGCCGACGTCCTCGGCCTCCAGCTGACCCAGACCAACAAGGGCGTGCCCTCGGCCGAGTACACCCAGGAGGTCTACGGCGACGGCACCCAGCTGCAGGGCTTCTTTGGCGACGGCGTCGGCCACATCGCCCCGGTCAACGAGCCCGTCATGCTCCGCTTCTTTGGCCTGATGAACTAG